The following proteins are co-located in the Hydrogenophaga sp. RAC07 genome:
- a CDS encoding Maf family protein, with translation MSDFIYLASQSPRRKQLLEQWGVRCELLLPDVEEDAESLEIVLPNEAPATYVQRVTGLKLQASLARLKRRGLPPAPVLCADTTVALGRRILGKPADAAEAHHMLAILAGQRHRVLTAVAVGVPGKRSPRVHAALSTSWVTFEPLTPRQIARYVASGEPMGKAGAYAIQGRASLWVSHISGSYSGIMGLPAHETAQVLHAAGVQLI, from the coding sequence ATGAGCGACTTCATCTATCTCGCTTCCCAGAGCCCCCGACGCAAACAGCTTCTTGAGCAGTGGGGCGTTCGTTGTGAACTGCTGCTTCCTGATGTTGAAGAGGATGCCGAGTCGCTCGAAATCGTGTTGCCGAATGAAGCGCCGGCGACTTACGTGCAACGTGTGACGGGCTTGAAGTTGCAGGCTTCGCTGGCGCGCTTGAAGCGCCGCGGCCTGCCGCCCGCGCCCGTGTTGTGCGCCGACACCACCGTGGCGCTGGGCCGGCGCATCCTGGGCAAGCCGGCCGATGCCGCCGAGGCACACCACATGCTCGCCATCCTTGCAGGCCAACGCCACCGCGTGCTCACCGCCGTGGCGGTGGGGGTGCCCGGAAAACGCAGCCCGCGTGTCCACGCGGCCTTGTCCACCTCGTGGGTGACGTTCGAGCCTTTGACGCCTCGACAGATCGCACGTTACGTGGCCAGCGGCGAGCCCATGGGCAAGGCCGGTGCCTATGCGATCCAGGGGCGTGCAAGCCTCTGGGTGAGCCACATCAGCGGCAGCTATTCGGGCATCATGGGCCTGCCCGCGCACGAGACAGCGCAGGTGTTGCACGCCGCCGGCGTGCAACTGATCTGA
- the rlmH gene encoding 23S rRNA (pseudouridine(1915)-N(3))-methyltransferase RlmH, with amino-acid sequence MKLLIVAVGQRVPDWAQTAYDDYAKRFPPELRVELKAVKTEPRGSKTLETLLSAERERIEAAIPRGSRIVALDERGTTLTTKALAQQLNEWQLESDDVALVIGGPDGLDPGFRAAAHQRIRLSDLTLPHAMVRVLLIEQLYRAWSVNANHPYHRE; translated from the coding sequence ATGAAGCTGCTGATCGTCGCGGTCGGGCAAAGGGTGCCCGACTGGGCCCAGACCGCCTACGACGATTACGCCAAGCGCTTCCCACCCGAGCTTCGGGTGGAACTCAAAGCCGTCAAGACCGAGCCCCGCGGCTCCAAAACCTTGGAGACCCTGCTGTCGGCCGAGCGCGAGCGCATCGAGGCCGCGATCCCGCGTGGCTCGCGCATCGTGGCCCTCGACGAGCGCGGTACCACGCTCACCACCAAGGCATTGGCGCAGCAGTTGAACGAGTGGCAGCTGGAGAGTGACGATGTGGCCCTGGTGATCGGTGGCCCCGACGGCCTGGACCCAGGCTTTCGGGCTGCGGCGCACCAGCGCATCCGCTTGTCCGACCTGACCTTGCCGCACGCCATGGTGCGCGTGCTCCTCATCGAGCAGCTCTACCGCGCGTGGTCCGTCAACGCCAACCACCCCTATCACCGCGAATGA
- the rsfS gene encoding ribosome silencing factor, producing MTSETIAKKDIQRLQRAIVDGLEDVKGQDIVVFNTEHLSPLFERVIVASGTSNRQTKALAASVRDAVREAGFDKPRIEGEDNGEWIIVDCGAAVAHVMQPVIRQYYRLEEIWGAKPIRLKHGAEKPVVAEAKPAAKSRKKPVATAAAQPAKSTARKAAQSAARTAATAPAQPVAKTASKKPAVKSAAKSAPAKSTAAKTTRKPAAAPKTALQKLVVKPRVAPSAKPAVKSAPKAAAKTALKAVAKPAAKTPARKTTKAAAPRKA from the coding sequence ATGACCAGCGAAACCATTGCCAAAAAAGACATCCAGAGACTCCAGCGCGCCATCGTCGACGGGCTGGAGGACGTCAAGGGTCAGGACATCGTGGTTTTCAACACCGAACACCTCTCACCGCTCTTCGAACGTGTGATCGTTGCCAGCGGCACCTCGAACCGCCAGACCAAAGCCCTGGCCGCCAGCGTGCGCGATGCCGTGCGTGAAGCCGGCTTCGACAAACCCCGCATCGAGGGTGAAGACAACGGCGAATGGATCATCGTGGACTGCGGCGCGGCCGTGGCCCATGTGATGCAGCCCGTGATCCGCCAGTACTACCGTCTGGAAGAGATCTGGGGCGCCAAGCCGATCCGCCTGAAGCACGGCGCCGAGAAGCCCGTGGTGGCTGAAGCCAAGCCCGCTGCCAAGAGCCGCAAGAAGCCGGTGGCCACCGCTGCCGCTCAGCCCGCCAAGAGCACGGCGCGCAAGGCTGCACAGTCGGCAGCCCGCACAGCGGCCACAGCGCCGGCCCAACCCGTGGCCAAAACCGCGAGCAAAAAGCCCGCGGTGAAGTCGGCCGCCAAGTCGGCACCGGCCAAATCCACGGCCGCCAAGACCACCCGCAAACCCGCAGCCGCTCCCAAGACCGCGCTGCAGAAACTGGTGGTCAAACCCCGTGTGGCGCCGAGTGCGAAGCCGGCCGTCAAGTCGGCTCCCAAAGCGGCCGCCAAGACCGCACTGAAGGCCGTGGCCAAACCCGCCGCCAAGACGCCGGCGCGCAAAACCACCAAGGCCGCAGCCCCCCGCAAGGCATGA
- the nadD gene encoding nicotinate (nicotinamide) nucleotide adenylyltransferase yields the protein MKHGNASLQRVGMFGGAFDPPHWAHRALAETALKQLRLDALHILPTGHAWHKTRVLSPAADRVAMCHLAFDDLARVKIDEREIHREGPSYTADTLRELAREYPGAQLFLVLGADQLLAFRTWVRWQEVLDLATLAVANRATNIGADAPLDQAVETDLSRVDLPFERLDMPLKNISATDVRARLGQAAQSTAALEVLVPEAVAGYISTHHLYQNPS from the coding sequence TTGAAGCATGGCAACGCGAGCCTGCAGCGCGTGGGCATGTTCGGTGGGGCGTTTGACCCACCCCATTGGGCCCACCGCGCGCTGGCCGAAACCGCGCTCAAGCAACTCAGGCTGGATGCACTGCACATCCTGCCCACCGGCCACGCGTGGCACAAAACCCGGGTGCTGTCGCCCGCCGCCGATCGTGTGGCCATGTGCCATCTCGCGTTTGACGATCTGGCCCGCGTGAAGATCGACGAGCGGGAAATCCACCGCGAAGGCCCGAGCTACACCGCCGACACGCTGCGCGAACTCGCTCGGGAATACCCGGGCGCGCAGCTCTTTCTCGTGCTGGGCGCCGACCAGTTGCTGGCGTTTCGAACCTGGGTACGCTGGCAGGAAGTGCTGGACCTGGCCACGTTGGCGGTGGCCAACCGCGCCACCAACATCGGCGCCGACGCCCCGCTGGACCAGGCGGTGGAGACCGATCTGTCGCGGGTTGATCTGCCTTTCGAGCGGCTGGACATGCCGCTCAAGAACATCAGCGCGACCGACGTGCGGGCCCGGCTGGGACAGGCGGCGCAAAGCACCGCCGCCCTGGAGGTTCTGGTGCCCGAGGCCGTCGCAGGCTACATTTCAACCCATCACCTTTATCAGAATCCTTCATGA
- the hemF gene encoding oxygen-dependent coproporphyrinogen oxidase produces the protein MKQTSLSSVREFLIDLQDRITSTVAMVDGGSFVVDRWTKPAGEVLQGNGITQILEDGAVFERAGCGFSHVTGPRLPPSATAHRPELNGAPFEAMGVSLVFHPRNPYVPTVHMNVRMLAATPAGGEPVCWFGGGMDLTPYYGFEEDAVHFHRATKNALDPFGVDKYPRFKTWCDEYFYLKHRDEQRGIGGVFFDDFSELGFDGSFAMMSSVGDAFLDAYLPIVDRRKNTPYGERERSFQLYRRGRYVEFNLVWDRGTHFGLQSGGRSESILLSMPPLVSWAYNRKTKKGTPEERLYKDFLVRKDWL, from the coding sequence ATGAAACAGACTTCCCTGTCTTCCGTGCGTGAGTTCCTCATCGACCTGCAGGACCGCATCACCTCCACCGTGGCCATGGTGGATGGTGGCAGCTTCGTGGTGGACCGTTGGACGAAACCCGCGGGCGAAGTCCTGCAGGGCAACGGCATCACGCAGATCCTGGAAGACGGCGCGGTGTTCGAGCGCGCAGGCTGTGGCTTCTCGCACGTGACCGGCCCGCGCCTGCCACCCTCGGCCACCGCACACCGGCCCGAGCTCAACGGCGCGCCGTTTGAGGCCATGGGCGTGTCGCTGGTGTTCCACCCGCGCAACCCGTACGTGCCCACCGTGCATATGAACGTGCGCATGCTCGCGGCCACGCCGGCGGGCGGCGAGCCGGTGTGCTGGTTCGGCGGTGGCATGGACTTGACGCCCTACTACGGCTTCGAGGAGGACGCGGTGCACTTCCACCGCGCGACGAAGAACGCGCTCGACCCGTTCGGCGTGGACAAGTACCCCCGCTTCAAGACCTGGTGCGACGAGTATTTCTATCTGAAGCACCGCGACGAGCAGCGCGGCATTGGCGGTGTCTTCTTCGATGATTTTTCCGAACTCGGCTTCGACGGCAGTTTCGCCATGATGAGTTCGGTGGGCGACGCCTTCCTCGACGCCTACCTGCCCATCGTCGACCGCCGCAAGAACACGCCTTATGGCGAACGCGAGCGCAGCTTCCAGCTCTACCGCCGCGGCCGCTACGTCGAATTCAACCTGGTGTGGGACCGCGGCACGCATTTCGGCCTGCAGTCGGGCGGGCGCAGCGAGTCCATTCTGCTGTCCATGCCACCGCTGGTTAGCTGGGCCTACAACCGCAAGACGAAAAAGGGCACGCCCGAAGAGCGGCTTTACAAGGACTTCCTGGTGCGCAAGGACTGGCTTTGA
- the purD gene encoding phosphoribosylamine--glycine ligase: MKVLVIGGGGREHALAWKLKHDEGVSQVFVAPGNAGTARDPDLINLDITDKVALREWAQAQAVALTVVGPEAPLAAGVVDEFRAHGLPIFGPTRAAAQLESSKAFSKAFMQRHGIPTAKYQAFTDPALAHAYVDAEGAPIVVKADGLAAGKGVVVAMTVAEAHEAIDFMLLDNTLGVAHNEGGARVVIEEFLEGEEASFIVLCDGEHALALATSQDHKRLLDADQGPNTGGMGAYSPAPVVTPAVHERAMNEVILPTLRGMAADGIPYTGFLYAGLMITPDGRVKTLEFNCRMGDPETQPIMMRLKSNLTQVLLAATRAELDRVALDWDPRVALGVVLAAAGYPLSPRKGDAITGLPADAADHMVFHAGTVSAGNEVQVSGGRVLCVTALAETVALARQRAYAVVDGIRFDGMQCRRDIGYRAL, encoded by the coding sequence ATGAAAGTTCTCGTCATCGGCGGCGGTGGCCGCGAACACGCCCTGGCCTGGAAACTCAAGCACGACGAGGGCGTGAGCCAGGTCTTTGTGGCACCTGGCAACGCCGGCACCGCACGCGATCCGGACCTGATCAACCTCGATATCACCGACAAGGTGGCGTTGCGCGAATGGGCGCAGGCCCAGGCGGTGGCACTCACCGTGGTGGGGCCCGAAGCGCCTCTGGCCGCCGGTGTGGTGGACGAATTCCGCGCGCACGGCCTGCCGATCTTTGGCCCCACCAGGGCCGCTGCGCAGCTGGAAAGCTCGAAGGCGTTTTCCAAGGCCTTCATGCAGCGCCACGGCATCCCCACGGCCAAGTACCAGGCCTTCACCGACCCGGCCCTGGCCCACGCGTACGTGGATGCCGAAGGTGCGCCCATCGTCGTCAAGGCCGACGGTCTGGCCGCCGGCAAAGGCGTGGTGGTCGCCATGACCGTGGCCGAAGCGCACGAAGCCATCGACTTCATGCTGCTCGACAACACCCTGGGCGTGGCGCACAACGAGGGCGGCGCGCGCGTGGTCATTGAAGAGTTCCTCGAAGGCGAAGAAGCCAGCTTCATCGTGCTGTGCGACGGTGAACACGCGCTGGCGCTGGCCACCAGCCAGGACCACAAGCGCCTGCTCGACGCCGACCAGGGCCCCAACACCGGCGGCATGGGTGCTTATTCGCCCGCGCCGGTGGTCACGCCTGCGGTGCACGAGCGCGCCATGAACGAGGTGATCCTGCCCACACTGCGCGGCATGGCCGCCGACGGCATTCCGTACACCGGTTTCCTGTACGCGGGCCTGATGATCACGCCCGATGGCCGTGTGAAGACGCTGGAGTTCAACTGCCGCATGGGAGACCCGGAAACCCAGCCCATCATGATGCGTCTGAAGAGCAACCTCACGCAGGTGCTGCTGGCTGCCACACGCGCCGAACTCGACCGCGTGGCGCTCGACTGGGACCCGCGGGTGGCGCTGGGCGTGGTGCTGGCCGCTGCCGGTTATCCGCTGAGCCCGCGCAAAGGCGACGCCATCACCGGTTTGCCCGCCGATGCCGCCGACCACATGGTGTTCCACGCCGGAACGGTCTCTGCCGGCAACGAGGTGCAGGTGTCGGGTGGCCGTGTGTTGTGCGTGACTGCCCTCGCCGAAACCGTGGCCCTTGCCCGGCAGCGTGCTTATGCGGTGGTGGACGGCATCCGCTTCGACGGCATGCAGTGCCGCCGCGACATCGGTTACCGTGCACTCTGA
- a CDS encoding YebC/PmpR family DNA-binding transcriptional regulator, with translation MAGHSKWANIQHRKGRQDEKRGKIWTRVIREITVAARQGGGDPAMNPRLRLAIDKAKAANMPADRIKYNVEKASGTLEGVSLEEIRYEGYGIAGAAVIIDTMTDNKVRTVAEVRHAFSKHGGNLGTDGSVSFQFKHCGQLVFAPGTSEDKVMEVALEAGADDVITDADGAIEVLTSPTEFEAVKNALEAAGLTPEIAEVTMRAENTVELTGDDAVRMQKLLDVLEDLDDVQAVFHNAEIHA, from the coding sequence GTGGCCGGACACAGCAAATGGGCAAACATTCAGCACCGCAAGGGTCGCCAGGACGAAAAGCGCGGAAAGATCTGGACGCGCGTCATCCGTGAGATCACCGTGGCCGCGCGCCAGGGCGGCGGCGACCCCGCCATGAACCCGCGCTTGCGCCTGGCCATCGACAAGGCCAAGGCCGCCAACATGCCGGCCGACCGCATCAAGTACAACGTGGAGAAGGCCTCCGGCACGCTCGAAGGTGTGAGCCTGGAAGAAATCCGCTACGAGGGTTACGGCATCGCTGGCGCGGCGGTGATCATCGACACCATGACCGACAACAAGGTCCGCACCGTGGCCGAAGTGCGCCACGCCTTCAGCAAGCACGGGGGCAACCTGGGCACGGACGGCTCGGTGTCGTTCCAGTTCAAGCACTGCGGGCAACTGGTGTTTGCGCCCGGCACGTCGGAAGACAAGGTGATGGAAGTGGCGCTGGAAGCCGGCGCCGACGACGTGATCACCGACGCCGACGGCGCCATCGAGGTGCTGACCTCGCCCACCGAATTCGAAGCCGTCAAGAACGCGCTGGAAGCCGCCGGCCTCACGCCCGAGATTGCCGAGGTCACGATGCGCGCCGAAAACACGGTGGAACTCACCGGTGACGACGCTGTGCGCATGCAGAAGCTGCTGGATGTGCTGGAAGACCTGGACGATGTGCAGGCTGTGTTCCACAACGCTGAAATTCACGCATGA
- a CDS encoding helicase HerA-like C-terminal domain-containing protein: MAEPMLIAQNATTTCQLLPGLANRHGLITGATGTGKTVTLQTLAEQFSNIGVPVFMADVKGDLSGISQKGSFGEKISKVLQERGITLPASQACPTTLWDVFGELGHPVRATVSDMGPLLLARMLNLNDTQAGVLNLVFKIADDNGLLLLDMKDLRAMLQHIGDNAKQFTTEYGNISAASIGAIQRGLMQVEQQGGDKFFGEPMLDITDFMQTVDGKGVINILAADKLMNAPRLYATFLLWMLSELFETLPEIGDPEKPKLVFFFDEAHLLFNEAPKVLIERIELVVRLVRSKGVGVYFVTQNPLDIPDSVLGQLGNRVQHALRAFTPRDQKAVKSTAQTMRPKAGLDIEAAITELAVGEALVSLLDAKGRPSETERVFVVPPGSQLGPITDAQRQQLRQESLVAGVYEKLLDRESAYEMFANHAGKRGAQAEPETAKDAPKTPRIPGAAKQEAEAGGGGFGGMVNEALFGRTGPRGGQYDGLVQTMAKTAARSVASGLGRQIVRGVLGSLLGGKR, from the coding sequence ATGGCCGAACCGATGCTGATCGCCCAGAACGCCACCACCACCTGCCAGCTGTTGCCGGGTCTGGCCAACCGCCATGGCCTGATCACCGGCGCCACCGGCACCGGCAAGACGGTGACGCTGCAAACCCTGGCCGAGCAGTTCTCCAACATCGGCGTGCCCGTGTTCATGGCCGATGTGAAAGGCGACCTCTCCGGTATCAGCCAGAAAGGCAGTTTCGGCGAAAAGATCAGCAAGGTCCTGCAAGAACGCGGCATCACCCTGCCCGCTTCCCAGGCCTGCCCGACGACGCTGTGGGACGTGTTTGGCGAGTTGGGCCACCCGGTGCGCGCCACGGTCAGCGACATGGGCCCGCTGCTGCTCGCGCGCATGCTCAACCTGAACGACACGCAGGCCGGCGTGTTGAATCTGGTGTTCAAGATCGCCGACGACAACGGCCTGTTGCTGCTGGACATGAAAGACCTGCGGGCCATGCTGCAGCACATCGGCGACAACGCCAAACAATTCACCACGGAATACGGCAACATCAGCGCCGCCAGCATTGGCGCCATCCAGCGCGGCCTGATGCAGGTCGAACAACAGGGCGGCGACAAATTCTTTGGCGAGCCCATGCTCGACATCACCGACTTCATGCAGACGGTGGACGGCAAGGGCGTGATCAACATCCTGGCGGCCGACAAGCTGATGAACGCGCCGCGCCTGTACGCGACCTTCCTGCTGTGGATGCTATCCGAGCTGTTCGAGACCCTGCCGGAGATCGGCGACCCCGAGAAGCCCAAGCTGGTGTTCTTCTTCGATGAGGCGCACCTGCTGTTCAACGAAGCGCCCAAGGTGCTGATCGAGCGCATCGAGCTGGTGGTGCGACTGGTGCGCTCCAAGGGCGTCGGCGTCTACTTCGTGACCCAGAACCCGTTGGACATCCCGGACAGCGTGCTCGGCCAGCTTGGCAACCGTGTGCAGCACGCACTGCGGGCATTCACGCCGCGGGACCAGAAGGCGGTGAAGTCCACCGCGCAGACCATGCGGCCCAAGGCCGGCCTGGACATCGAAGCCGCCATCACCGAGCTGGCCGTGGGCGAAGCGCTGGTGAGCCTGCTCGACGCCAAAGGCCGGCCGAGCGAGACCGAGCGCGTGTTCGTGGTACCGCCGGGCAGCCAGCTCGGGCCCATCACCGACGCCCAGCGCCAGCAGCTGCGCCAGGAGTCTCTGGTGGCCGGGGTCTACGAAAAGCTGCTCGACCGCGAAAGCGCCTACGAAATGTTTGCCAACCATGCAGGCAAACGGGGCGCGCAAGCCGAACCTGAGACCGCAAAGGACGCGCCCAAGACGCCCCGCATTCCCGGCGCAGCGAAACAGGAGGCCGAAGCCGGCGGTGGCGGTTTCGGGGGCATGGTGAACGAAGCCCTGTTCGGCCGCACCGGCCCGCGTGGCGGCCAGTACGACGGCCTGGTGCAGACCATGGCCAAAACGGCGGCGCGCAGCGTGGCCAGCGGCCTGGGGCGGCAGATCGTGCGCGGCGTGCTGGGCAGCCTGCTCGGCGGCAAACGCTGA
- a CDS encoding DUF1499 domain-containing protein, producing MKIAFYIVLAAIVLALVAAQVGLLSGQRPADLGVKDGRLKPPSVTRNSVSSQAALSPDHPQRAYASIEPLPFKAGGAAASMKALEATLDTMPGVTLIEQRPEYLYAQAHTRWLKFVDDMEFWANPASGVIELRSASRLGREDFGVNRQRVEKIRAAYLAQP from the coding sequence ATGAAGATCGCTTTCTACATCGTCCTGGCCGCCATCGTGCTGGCCCTGGTGGCCGCGCAGGTCGGCTTGTTGAGCGGGCAGCGGCCCGCCGACCTTGGCGTGAAGGACGGCCGTCTCAAGCCGCCTTCTGTCACCCGCAACAGCGTGAGCAGCCAGGCCGCGCTGTCGCCCGACCACCCGCAGCGCGCCTACGCGTCCATCGAGCCCCTGCCCTTCAAGGCGGGCGGCGCGGCAGCGTCGATGAAGGCGCTGGAGGCAACCCTGGACACCATGCCCGGCGTGACCCTGATCGAGCAGCGTCCGGAATACCTGTACGCCCAAGCGCACACGCGCTGGCTCAAGTTTGTGGACGACATGGAGTTCTGGGCCAACCCCGCCAGCGGTGTGATCGAACTGCGCAGCGCCAGCCGGCTCGGGCGAGAGGACTTCGGCGTGAACCGCCAGCGGGTCGAGAAGATTCGCGCGGCTTACCTCGCCCAGCCCTGA
- the clpA gene encoding ATP-dependent Clp protease ATP-binding subunit ClpA: MIAQELEVSLHMAFVEARQQRHEFITVEHLLLALLDNPSAAEVLRACSANIDDLRKSLTNFIKDNTPQVAGTDEVDTQPTLGFQRVIQRAIMHVQSTGNGKKEVTGANVLVAIFGEKDSHAVYYLHQQGVTRLDVVNFIAHGIRKSDPPEAAKPGESAAENEEAGEAKSNEKASPLEQFTQNLNQMAKDGKIDPLIGREYEVERVIQILCRRRKNNPLLVGEAGVGKTAIAEGLAWRITQGEVPEILADSSVFSLDMGALLAGTKYRGDFEQRLKGVLKSLKDRPNAILFIDEIHTLIGAGAASGGTLDASNLLKPALSSGQLKCIGATTFTEYRGIFEKDAALSRRFQKVDVVEPTVQETVDILKGLKSRFEEHHGVKYAVAALQAAAELSAKYINDRHLPDKAIDVIDEAGAAQRILPVSKRKKTISKTEVEEIVAKIARIPPANVSNDDRSKLQTLERDLKSVVFGQDKALEILASSVKMARSGLGKSDKPIGAFLFSGPTGVGKTEAAKQLAYIMGIDLIRFDMSEYMERHAVSRLIGAPPGYVGFDQGGLLTEAVTKKPHCVLLLDEIEKAHPDIFNVLLQVMDHGTLTDNNGRKADFRNVIIIMTTNAGAETMNKATIGFTNPREAGDEMADIKRLFTPEFRNRLDATVSFKALDENVIMRVVDKFLLQLETQLGEKKVEVTFTDALRKHLAKKGFDPLMGARPMQRLIQDTIRRALADELLFGRLTEGGRLTVDIVTKTDDAGKEVQEVDLDIQPLPKKEGKAKPEEATAG, encoded by the coding sequence ATGATTGCCCAGGAACTTGAAGTCAGCTTGCATATGGCCTTTGTCGAGGCCCGGCAGCAGCGGCACGAATTCATCACGGTCGAGCACCTGTTGCTCGCGCTGCTGGACAACCCCAGCGCCGCCGAGGTGTTGCGCGCCTGCTCCGCCAACATCGACGACCTCCGCAAATCCTTGACGAACTTCATCAAGGACAACACCCCCCAGGTGGCCGGTACCGACGAGGTGGACACGCAGCCCACGCTGGGATTCCAGCGTGTGATCCAGCGCGCCATCATGCATGTGCAATCCACCGGCAATGGCAAGAAGGAAGTGACCGGCGCGAACGTGCTGGTCGCCATCTTCGGCGAGAAGGATTCGCATGCCGTGTACTACCTCCACCAGCAGGGCGTGACCCGCCTGGACGTGGTGAATTTCATCGCCCACGGCATCCGCAAGAGCGACCCGCCCGAGGCTGCCAAGCCCGGCGAAAGCGCGGCCGAGAACGAAGAGGCTGGCGAAGCCAAGAGCAACGAGAAGGCCTCGCCGCTGGAGCAGTTCACGCAGAACCTCAACCAGATGGCCAAGGACGGCAAGATCGATCCACTCATCGGGCGCGAGTACGAAGTGGAACGTGTGATCCAGATCCTGTGCCGCCGCCGCAAGAACAACCCGCTGCTGGTGGGCGAAGCCGGCGTGGGCAAGACCGCCATCGCCGAGGGCCTGGCCTGGCGCATCACCCAGGGCGAAGTGCCCGAGATCCTGGCCGATTCGAGCGTGTTTTCGCTCGACATGGGCGCCTTGCTGGCCGGCACCAAGTACCGCGGTGATTTCGAGCAGCGCCTCAAAGGCGTTCTCAAGTCGCTCAAGGACCGTCCCAACGCCATCCTATTCATCGACGAGATCCACACCCTCATCGGCGCGGGTGCAGCTTCGGGCGGCACGCTGGACGCGTCCAATCTGCTCAAGCCGGCGCTGTCCAGCGGCCAGCTCAAGTGCATCGGCGCGACCACTTTCACCGAATACCGCGGCATCTTCGAGAAAGACGCGGCGCTCAGCCGCCGTTTCCAGAAGGTGGACGTGGTCGAGCCGACCGTGCAGGAAACCGTGGACATCCTCAAGGGCCTGAAGTCGCGCTTTGAAGAGCACCACGGCGTGAAGTACGCCGTGGCCGCCCTGCAGGCGGCGGCCGAGCTCAGCGCCAAGTACATCAACGACCGCCACCTGCCCGACAAGGCCATCGACGTGATCGATGAGGCGGGCGCTGCCCAGCGCATCCTGCCGGTGTCCAAACGCAAGAAGACCATCAGCAAGACCGAGGTCGAGGAAATCGTGGCGAAGATCGCGCGCATTCCCCCGGCCAACGTGTCCAACGACGACCGCAGCAAGCTGCAGACGCTGGAACGCGACTTGAAGAGCGTGGTGTTCGGTCAGGACAAGGCGCTGGAAATCCTCGCCTCTTCCGTCAAGATGGCGCGCTCGGGCCTGGGCAAGAGCGACAAGCCGATCGGCGCCTTCCTGTTCAGCGGCCCCACCGGCGTGGGCAAGACCGAAGCCGCCAAACAGCTGGCCTACATCATGGGCATCGACCTGATCCGCTTCGACATGTCGGAGTACATGGAGCGCCATGCGGTGAGCCGCCTGATTGGCGCGCCTCCGGGTTACGTGGGTTTTGACCAGGGTGGCCTGCTGACCGAAGCCGTGACCAAGAAGCCGCATTGCGTGCTGCTGCTCGACGAAATCGAAAAGGCGCACCCGGACATCTTCAACGTTTTGCTGCAGGTGATGGACCACGGCACGCTCACCGACAACAACGGGCGCAAGGCCGACTTCCGCAACGTCATCATCATCATGACGACGAACGCGGGCGCCGAGACCATGAACAAGGCGACCATCGGCTTCACCAACCCGCGCGAAGCGGGCGACGAGATGGCCGACATCAAGCGCCTGTTCACGCCCGAGTTCCGCAACCGCCTGGACGCCACCGTGAGCTTCAAGGCGCTGGATGAAAACGTCATCATGCGGGTGGTGGACAAGTTCCTGCTGCAGCTGGAGACGCAGCTCGGCGAGAAGAAAGTCGAGGTCACGTTCACCGATGCCTTGCGCAAGCACCTGGCCAAGAAGGGCTTTGACCCGCTCATGGGTGCGCGCCCGATGCAGCGCCTGATCCAGGACACGATTCGACGTGCCTTGGCCGACGAGCTGCTGTTCGGACGCTTGACCGAAGGCGGCCGCCTCACGGTGGACATCGTCACCAAGACCGACGACGCCGGCAAGGAGGTGCAGGAAGTCGATCTGGACATCCAGCCGCTGCCGAAGAAGGAAGGCAAGGCCAAGCCCGAGGAAGCCACGGCGGGTTGA
- the clpS gene encoding ATP-dependent Clp protease adapter ClpS, translated as MVFMATQNPKKPENPTAPPSVGNDESVVLERRAQRTKPPQMFQVVLLNDDFTPMEFVVHVIQEFFSKDRETATQIMLKIHLEGKGICGVYSRDVASTKVDQVLQAARAAGHPLQCMSEPVE; from the coding sequence ATGGTTTTCATGGCCACCCAGAACCCCAAAAAACCCGAAAACCCGACGGCGCCACCCAGCGTCGGCAACGACGAGTCGGTGGTGCTCGAACGGCGTGCCCAGCGCACCAAGCCTCCCCAGATGTTCCAGGTGGTGCTGCTCAACGATGACTTCACGCCCATGGAGTTTGTGGTGCACGTCATCCAGGAGTTCTTCAGCAAGGACCGCGAAACCGCCACCCAGATCATGCTCAAGATCCATCTGGAAGGAAAAGGCATCTGCGGGGTCTATTCACGCGACGTGGCCAGCACCAAGGTCGATCAGGTCCTCCAGGCGGCGCGTGCCGCCGGCCATCCTTTGCAGTGCATGAGCGAGCCGGTTGAATAA